In one window of Nakamurella sp. PAMC28650 DNA:
- a CDS encoding cytochrome c biogenesis protein/redoxin — MPVLIAIGLLAGLIAGVSPCVLPVLPVIFFAGGTGQASTTSSRSERLRRPAAIILGLVISFSVFTLLGSTLLSFIGLPQDFLRWAGLVVLVLVGAGLLFPPLERLLQRPFQRLPQVFGRGGSLDGRGRPGGNGFVLGLGVGTLYVPCAGPVLAAISIAGTGGHVTGGVAVLTVAFAVGVAVPLFAFAMAGGGISRRLSAYRRRSKAFRIGGGTVMVLLALALTFNLTDGLQRAVPGYTQALQARVEDGPAARAALAGLNQQAPSPTEVKNPTPAAPTPAPPAEVAQVATGPVTTCVSHARTLANCGTAPAIIGIQSWLNTPQDQPIALSRLLGKVVLVNFWTFSCINCQRTLPYLKAWYRAYHSSGLEIIAVHTPEFSYEHDLGNVQDAVRSDGITYPVALDNTSATWRNYNNAYWPAQYLLDAQGTVRHVVDGEGGYTDSERLIRQLLRAANPAVALPAPIDPAVPVG; from the coding sequence ATGCCGGTGTTGATCGCGATCGGCCTTCTTGCCGGTCTGATCGCGGGGGTCTCGCCCTGCGTCCTGCCCGTGCTGCCGGTCATCTTCTTCGCGGGAGGGACCGGCCAGGCGTCGACCACCTCCAGCAGATCGGAACGGCTGCGCCGGCCGGCGGCGATCATCCTGGGACTCGTCATCAGCTTCTCGGTGTTCACCCTGCTCGGATCGACGCTGTTGTCGTTCATCGGCCTTCCGCAGGATTTCCTGCGCTGGGCGGGCCTTGTCGTCCTCGTCCTGGTCGGGGCCGGCTTGCTGTTCCCGCCCCTGGAGCGGTTGCTGCAGCGCCCTTTCCAGCGGCTGCCGCAGGTGTTCGGGCGGGGCGGTTCCCTTGACGGTCGTGGACGTCCCGGCGGCAACGGCTTCGTCCTGGGCCTCGGGGTCGGCACGCTCTACGTCCCGTGCGCAGGACCGGTGCTGGCCGCGATCAGCATTGCGGGTACGGGCGGACACGTCACCGGAGGGGTCGCCGTCCTGACGGTGGCATTCGCAGTGGGCGTGGCCGTCCCGCTCTTCGCCTTCGCCATGGCCGGGGGCGGAATCTCGCGCCGCCTCTCGGCATACCGACGGCGCAGCAAAGCCTTTCGGATCGGCGGGGGCACGGTGATGGTTCTGCTCGCCCTCGCGCTGACCTTCAACCTGACGGACGGTCTCCAACGGGCGGTGCCGGGGTACACCCAGGCCCTCCAGGCCCGGGTCGAGGACGGCCCGGCCGCACGAGCCGCACTCGCGGGCCTGAACCAGCAGGCGCCGAGCCCAACAGAGGTAAAAAACCCCACACCGGCAGCACCAACACCGGCACCACCCGCAGAGGTGGCGCAGGTCGCGACCGGCCCCGTCACGACCTGCGTCTCGCACGCCCGCACGCTGGCGAACTGCGGGACAGCGCCGGCCATCATCGGAATCCAATCGTGGCTCAACACTCCGCAGGATCAACCGATCGCCCTGTCGCGCCTGCTCGGGAAGGTCGTGCTGGTGAACTTCTGGACCTTCTCCTGCATCAACTGCCAGCGGACCCTGCCCTACCTCAAGGCCTGGTACCGCGCCTACCACTCCAGCGGTCTGGAGATCATCGCGGTCCACACGCCGGAGTTCTCCTACGAACACGACCTCGGCAACGTGCAGGACGCCGTCCGGAGTGACGGGATCACCTACCCGGTGGCACTGGACAACACCAGTGCGACCTGGCGCAACTACAACAACGCCTACTGGCCGGCCCAGTATCTCCTCGACGCCCAGGGGACCGTCCGGCACGTGGTGGACGGTGAGGGTGGCTACACCGACAGCGAGCGGTTGATCCGCCAGTTGCTCAGGGCGGCGAACCCCGCCGTGGCGCTCCCAGCACCCATCGACCCGGCGGTCCCCGTCGGGTGA
- a CDS encoding Fur family transcriptional regulator encodes MRELPVVVTQRRNTSQRAVITSVLAGTDEFLSAQDLHAALRASGSTVGLATVYRALQEMAGTGDLDAVRNETGEVLYRQCAQPAHHHHLVCRSCGLTQEVAAPGVEKWARAVAEQYGYVELDHQVELFGLCASCAAKR; translated from the coding sequence GTGAGGGAGCTCCCCGTGGTGGTGACGCAGCGCCGGAACACCTCGCAGCGCGCCGTCATCACCTCGGTGCTGGCCGGTACCGACGAATTCCTCTCCGCCCAGGATCTGCATGCCGCGCTGCGGGCGTCCGGGTCCACCGTCGGGCTGGCCACGGTCTACCGCGCGCTGCAGGAGATGGCCGGGACGGGTGACCTGGACGCGGTGCGCAACGAGACCGGCGAGGTCCTCTACCGCCAGTGTGCGCAGCCCGCGCACCACCACCACCTGGTCTGCCGGTCGTGCGGCCTGACCCAGGAGGTCGCCGCACCCGGAGTCGAAAAATGGGCGCGCGCGGTCGCCGAGCAGTACGGGTACGTCGAACTCGATCACCAGGTCGAGCTCTTCGGTCTCTGCGCCTCCTGTGCCGCCAAGCGCTGA
- a CDS encoding DUF2020 domain-containing protein, which produces MAAALAALLGLLLTGCTSGSALVTAAPLVTAAPPVTSQAPAPSSSIPAPVSRASTPAPTPSRAPAPGSTVRTTVTRTRPGPTITVSVGPPKATSEPAAAPGECPYLSADVVSVITGQHHGPTRLIAVTPHPTCVFYRSDGGLIGSVRVVLAGNPEAAAAAVDQHVPVGGSQPATQPSGWVGGSMSTPGQMTQDSTGRSVYAVSKGNIAVVVEEEESPSIKARVMAVCAIYGLRLETGAAPDYCSSVQG; this is translated from the coding sequence GTGGCGGCCGCCCTCGCCGCCCTGCTCGGGTTGCTGCTGACCGGGTGCACCTCGGGCTCCGCCTTGGTCACGGCGGCACCCCTGGTCACGGCGGCGCCTCCGGTCACCAGCCAGGCCCCCGCACCCAGCAGCAGCATCCCCGCACCGGTGAGCAGGGCGTCCACCCCGGCCCCCACCCCCAGTCGAGCCCCTGCCCCGGGCAGCACCGTCAGGACCACCGTCACGCGGACGAGGCCCGGGCCGACGATCACGGTCAGCGTCGGCCCCCCGAAGGCGACCTCGGAACCGGCGGCAGCGCCCGGCGAATGCCCCTACCTGAGCGCGGACGTCGTCTCCGTCATCACCGGTCAGCACCACGGCCCGACCCGGCTGATCGCCGTGACCCCGCATCCGACGTGCGTGTTCTACCGCTCCGACGGCGGCCTGATCGGCAGCGTCCGGGTCGTCCTGGCCGGAAATCCGGAGGCTGCCGCCGCCGCGGTCGACCAGCACGTACCGGTGGGCGGCTCCCAGCCGGCCACCCAACCGTCGGGTTGGGTCGGCGGCTCGATGTCGACACCCGGTCAGATGACGCAGGATTCCACCGGGAGATCGGTCTACGCGGTGTCCAAGGGCAACATCGCAGTCGTGGTGGAAGAGGAGGAGAGCCCGTCGATCAAGGCCAGGGTGATGGCCGTCTGCGCGATCTACGGGCTCCGATTGGAGACCGGGGCGGCTCCGGACTACTGCAGCAGCGTCCAGGGCTGA
- a CDS encoding peptidylprolyl isomerase: MSNLYATLHTNRGDIRIQLLPDAAPKTVANFVGLADGTGKYSGKNAAGTDSGPFYDSAVFHRVIEGFMIQGGDPTGTGRGGPGYTFGDEFHSGLGFNKPYLLAMANAGPGTNGSQFFITLGKTPHLNNKHTIFGEVADAESRAIVDAIGGTATDRFDRPSDDVVINSITVEGKEEA; this comes from the coding sequence GTGAGTAACCTCTACGCAACCCTGCATACCAACCGTGGTGACATTCGCATCCAGCTGCTGCCGGACGCCGCCCCCAAGACCGTGGCCAACTTCGTCGGTCTGGCCGATGGCACCGGCAAGTACAGCGGCAAGAATGCCGCCGGCACCGACAGTGGGCCCTTCTACGATTCGGCAGTCTTCCACCGGGTCATCGAGGGCTTCATGATCCAGGGCGGGGACCCGACCGGCACCGGCCGCGGCGGCCCCGGCTACACCTTCGGCGACGAGTTCCACTCGGGCCTCGGATTCAACAAGCCCTACCTGCTGGCCATGGCCAACGCCGGTCCGGGCACCAACGGCTCGCAGTTCTTCATCACCCTGGGCAAGACGCCGCACCTGAACAACAAGCACACCATCTTCGGCGAGGTCGCCGACGCCGAATCCCGCGCCATCGTCGATGCCATCGGTGGCACCGCCACCGACCGTTTCGACCGCCCGTCGGACGACGTCGTGATCAACTCGATCACCGTCGAGGGCAAGGAAGAGGCCTGA
- a CDS encoding rhomboid family intramembrane serine protease, producing MTTPPPPAGQEPPAGSPYPGQYGYPHPGPPVQYGQPIQYGQPIQYGQPIQYGPPAVVEACAFHRDRQTALHCTRCGRPACPECLTQASVGFQCRACVAEGRAAQRAPLGVTGARIGQQPIVTFTLIGINVLVFLITAVQARSGTDLTPSAVYRDGLLAPTLVASGQFWRLLTGGFLHASVVHIALNMLSLYFLGLPMERILGRARFLVVYLLALLGGSAAVMLFAGELTPTIGASGAIFGLMGGLVVVFKRFRYDMKQLLFVLAINLYLSFQLSGISWQGHLGGLVVGAAITAAMVYPAQAIRRRVQIGAAVGLLVLIVVVILLRDTQIAVRCTELTQTDFLGCSGG from the coding sequence ATGACGACCCCGCCGCCGCCGGCCGGACAGGAACCTCCGGCGGGATCCCCCTATCCGGGTCAGTACGGGTACCCGCACCCCGGCCCGCCGGTCCAGTACGGCCAGCCGATCCAGTACGGCCAGCCGATCCAGTACGGCCAGCCGATCCAGTACGGCCCGCCGGCGGTGGTCGAGGCGTGTGCATTCCACCGCGACCGCCAGACGGCCCTGCACTGCACGCGCTGCGGGCGCCCGGCCTGCCCGGAATGCCTGACGCAGGCCAGTGTCGGCTTCCAGTGCCGGGCCTGCGTCGCCGAGGGCCGGGCTGCTCAGCGGGCGCCGCTCGGCGTCACCGGCGCGCGCATCGGTCAGCAGCCGATCGTGACCTTCACGCTGATCGGGATCAACGTCCTGGTCTTCCTGATCACCGCAGTCCAGGCGAGGTCCGGCACCGATCTGACCCCCTCGGCGGTCTATCGCGACGGTCTGCTGGCGCCGACCCTGGTGGCCTCCGGCCAGTTCTGGCGCCTGCTGACCGGCGGGTTCCTGCACGCCTCGGTGGTGCACATCGCCCTCAACATGCTCTCGCTCTACTTTCTCGGCCTGCCGATGGAACGCATCCTGGGCCGCGCCAGATTCCTGGTCGTCTACCTCCTGGCGCTGCTCGGCGGGTCGGCCGCCGTCATGCTGTTCGCCGGCGAGCTGACGCCCACCATCGGTGCCTCCGGTGCGATCTTCGGCCTGATGGGCGGGCTGGTGGTGGTCTTCAAGCGGTTCCGGTACGACATGAAACAACTGCTGTTCGTGTTGGCGATCAACCTGTACCTGAGCTTCCAGCTGTCCGGGATCTCCTGGCAGGGTCACCTCGGCGGTCTGGTCGTCGGCGCCGCCATCACGGCGGCGATGGTCTACCCGGCGCAGGCCATCCGCCGGAGGGTGCAGATCGGCGCGGCGGTCGGTCTGCTCGTGCTGATCGTCGTGGTGATCCTGCTGCGGGACACCCAGATCGCCGTCCGGTGCACCGAATTGACCCAGACCGACTTCCTCGGCTGCAGCGGGGGTTGA
- a CDS encoding PH domain-containing protein, which yields MTDDLRRTWGVRPLVPAVAGLLCAAFAIWVVIAGSPEDRLVAGAGVCLTAISAALLLTMRQRLTAGPDGLTVRGPAGARAIAWHQIAAISAPSRRRRGLASTSLELDLDDDGLLVLGKTELGTDPVDVAAQLRQWWRPGQA from the coding sequence ATGACGGATGACCTGCGGCGGACCTGGGGTGTGCGGCCACTGGTCCCCGCTGTGGCCGGACTGCTCTGCGCGGCCTTCGCGATCTGGGTGGTCATCGCCGGTTCGCCGGAGGACCGGCTCGTCGCCGGTGCGGGCGTCTGCCTGACCGCCATCTCCGCGGCCCTCCTGCTGACCATGCGGCAGCGCCTGACGGCCGGTCCCGATGGGCTCACCGTGCGCGGACCAGCGGGCGCCAGAGCCATTGCGTGGCATCAGATCGCGGCGATCTCGGCGCCCAGTCGACGACGCCGGGGGTTGGCGTCCACCTCGCTCGAACTGGACCTGGACGACGACGGACTGCTGGTGCTCGGCAAGACCGAGCTGGGAACCGATCCGGTGGACGTCGCCGCCCAACTACGTCAGTGGTGGCGACCGGGCCAGGCCTGA
- the crgA gene encoding cell division protein CrgA, giving the protein MPKSKVRKKVAVTAASSSAQANSNSYTTTRVKVAGPSGPVYIGIMLGLMVLGLLWLVVFYLWGSQIGFMNSIGNWNFGVGFALMIAGLLMTMKWR; this is encoded by the coding sequence GTGCCCAAGTCCAAGGTCCGCAAGAAGGTCGCGGTGACCGCGGCCAGTTCGTCGGCGCAGGCGAACTCGAACTCCTACACCACCACCAGGGTGAAGGTGGCCGGCCCGTCCGGGCCCGTCTACATCGGCATCATGCTCGGGCTGATGGTGCTCGGTCTGCTCTGGCTGGTCGTCTTCTACCTCTGGGGTTCCCAGATCGGCTTCATGAACTCGATCGGCAACTGGAACTTCGGAGTCGGGTTCGCCCTGATGATCGCGGGCCTGCTGATGACCATGAAGTGGCGCTGA
- a CDS encoding DUF881 domain-containing protein, with translation MTDDPGRALIRTKSTSDRRRQIWRAASVVIALVAGVLLGTARSYSHGQDIRNRSIDLSALVQGAGKRVVTAQSRAAGLQQDIDALAGSDLSPQVAKARQEADALSAAAGLTAVRGPALRVSLSDAQRDSDGNYPAGVNPDDLVVHQQDVQSVVNAMWAGGAEAMMIMDQRVVTTSAVRCIGNTLLLQGRTYSPPFVITAIGDPNRMSRSLDAEPGVALFQTYVQHYQLGFEIDPVKDVTLPAYAGLIRLTAAHQEKK, from the coding sequence GTGACGGACGACCCGGGGCGGGCGCTGATCCGCACGAAATCTACGTCGGACCGTCGCCGGCAGATCTGGCGGGCGGCGTCGGTGGTCATCGCCCTGGTGGCCGGGGTGTTGCTGGGGACGGCGCGGTCCTACTCCCACGGGCAGGACATCCGGAACCGCTCGATCGATCTTTCGGCCCTGGTCCAGGGGGCCGGCAAGCGGGTGGTGACGGCGCAGTCGCGGGCCGCCGGACTCCAGCAGGACATCGATGCGCTGGCCGGCTCCGACCTCTCGCCCCAGGTAGCGAAGGCTCGGCAGGAAGCGGACGCCCTGTCGGCCGCCGCCGGGTTGACCGCCGTCAGGGGACCGGCGTTACGGGTGTCTCTCTCGGACGCGCAGAGGGATTCCGACGGCAACTACCCGGCCGGCGTCAATCCCGACGACCTCGTCGTCCACCAGCAGGATGTGCAGTCGGTGGTCAACGCGATGTGGGCCGGCGGCGCCGAGGCGATGATGATCATGGATCAGCGGGTCGTCACCACCTCGGCCGTGCGATGCATCGGCAACACGCTCCTGCTGCAGGGCCGGACCTACTCTCCGCCGTTCGTGATCACCGCGATCGGCGACCCGAACCGGATGTCCAGATCGCTCGACGCCGAGCCGGGCGTCGCACTGTTCCAGACGTACGTGCAGCACTACCAACTCGGTTTCGAGATCGATCCGGTGAAAGACGTGACGCTGCCGGCCTACGCGGGACTCATCCGCCTGACGGCCGCACACCAGGAGAAGAAATGA
- a CDS encoding class E sortase — MSDARPPGPTGRHHQSDGASAPVRLTPRPPRDRVRTVARGVGQTLITAGVVVLLFVVYEVYVTDLFGHQKQQRATSAMEQQWDRTGAAPTPTAASSAAAGSSSAAARTTEVVTVADPAKLVVDPAARKRNYQTLDGQGFARIYVPSFGSDYAFTIIEGTSTNDLYTGPGHYTDTQYPGEQGNFAVAGHRVSKGSPFNELGLLNACDAVVIETQSDWFVYRVLPMQGDLATWSRTAHAHCAGVAPQTGAYAGIFGREITVPSDYAQVLPVPHVESTTVPTGAERLVTLTTCHPQFSDTQRMIIHGVLVKSYRKATGFLPPELNES; from the coding sequence ATGAGCGACGCCCGACCGCCGGGGCCAACCGGGCGACATCACCAGAGCGACGGCGCCTCCGCACCGGTCCGGCTGACACCGCGACCGCCGCGCGACCGCGTGCGGACCGTGGCGCGAGGGGTCGGACAGACGCTGATCACGGCCGGCGTCGTGGTGCTGCTGTTCGTGGTCTACGAGGTGTACGTGACGGACCTCTTCGGGCACCAGAAGCAGCAGCGGGCCACCTCGGCGATGGAGCAGCAGTGGGATCGCACCGGTGCCGCGCCCACGCCGACCGCCGCCAGCTCTGCAGCGGCGGGCAGCAGCAGCGCCGCCGCCCGCACCACCGAGGTCGTGACGGTGGCCGACCCGGCCAAGCTGGTCGTCGACCCGGCCGCCCGCAAGCGGAACTACCAGACCCTCGACGGCCAGGGTTTCGCGCGCATCTACGTGCCCAGCTTCGGCTCGGACTACGCCTTCACGATCATCGAGGGCACGTCGACCAACGATCTCTACACCGGCCCCGGCCACTACACCGACACCCAGTACCCGGGCGAGCAGGGCAACTTCGCGGTGGCCGGACACCGGGTGTCGAAAGGTTCGCCGTTCAACGAGCTCGGCCTGCTGAACGCCTGCGACGCCGTGGTGATAGAGACGCAGAGCGACTGGTTCGTCTACCGCGTGCTACCGATGCAGGGCGATCTGGCGACCTGGTCGAGGACCGCCCACGCCCACTGCGCCGGGGTGGCCCCGCAGACGGGGGCCTACGCCGGGATCTTCGGAAGGGAGATCACCGTGCCGTCCGACTACGCCCAGGTCCTGCCGGTGCCGCACGTGGAGTCCACGACGGTCCCCACGGGTGCCGAGCGGCTGGTCACCCTGACCACCTGCCATCCGCAGTTCTCCGACACCCAGCGGATGATCATCCACGGGGTACTGGTGAAGAGCTACCGGAAGGCGACCGGATTCCTGCCGCCCGAACTGAACGAGAGCTGA
- a CDS encoding TetR/AcrR family transcriptional regulator, whose product MDPRVERTREHVLNSARILLDEQGADSVTFSSVGKAARVARQTLYRHWATREQLIADVLFASSIEGHPLPVGTTPEAHLRAFLEDARDYVNSPAIASAAALLMSHATTDRGSAETLRAMVDERMRSLRSGWGLLSEDDYALIVGPIMLQMLMLRRPVTDEFIASIVDEALARREMAGREMANVPSA is encoded by the coding sequence ATGGATCCACGTGTCGAACGGACCAGAGAACATGTTCTGAATTCCGCCCGAATCCTGTTGGACGAGCAGGGCGCGGACAGCGTCACCTTCTCCAGTGTCGGCAAGGCCGCCCGGGTGGCCCGCCAGACCCTCTACCGGCACTGGGCCACGCGGGAGCAGCTCATCGCCGATGTGCTGTTCGCCAGCAGTATCGAAGGGCATCCGCTGCCGGTCGGGACCACGCCGGAGGCCCATCTCCGTGCGTTCCTCGAGGACGCCCGGGACTACGTGAACTCACCGGCCATTGCCAGTGCCGCCGCCCTGCTGATGTCACACGCGACCACCGATCGGGGAAGCGCCGAGACCCTCCGGGCGATGGTCGACGAGCGGATGCGTTCGTTGCGATCGGGGTGGGGACTGCTGTCGGAGGACGACTACGCCTTGATCGTCGGCCCGATCATGCTGCAGATGCTCATGCTCCGCAGACCCGTCACCGACGAATTCATCGCATCCATCGTCGACGAAGCCCTGGCCCGTCGTGAAATGGCCGGCCGTGAAATGGCGAACGTGCCCTCGGCGTGA
- a CDS encoding TetR/AcrR family transcriptional regulator has product MTDPRTDRTRQHVLSCTARLLAREGADSVTFSRVSQESRVARSTLYRHWRSRDDLLCTASLPGFSPELLNGQLGMRRFLLNYLLQTGAGLTAPGAQAAFVNALHTAQTNDVLRQNLRLVAESFRRILESRLGPMDSWDHARIIGPVFFQSVVMGEQADGPTLDRWVRDILAMPRHGGVHDEDPDLRPTGTE; this is encoded by the coding sequence GTGACCGATCCGCGAACGGATCGGACCCGTCAGCACGTGCTGTCCTGCACCGCCCGGTTGCTGGCCCGCGAAGGGGCGGATTCCGTCACGTTCAGCCGGGTGAGCCAGGAATCGCGGGTGGCCCGCAGCACGCTCTACCGGCACTGGCGATCCAGGGACGATCTGCTCTGCACGGCGTCCCTCCCCGGGTTCTCACCAGAACTGCTGAACGGGCAGCTGGGAATGCGACGGTTCCTGCTGAACTACCTCCTGCAGACCGGGGCAGGTCTGACGGCACCGGGCGCGCAGGCCGCGTTCGTCAATGCGCTGCACACCGCGCAGACCAACGACGTCCTGCGTCAGAATCTTCGCCTGGTGGCGGAGTCCTTCCGGCGCATCCTGGAGAGCCGTCTGGGTCCCATGGACAGCTGGGACCACGCACGGATCATCGGACCGGTGTTCTTCCAGTCGGTGGTGATGGGCGAGCAGGCCGACGGCCCCACGCTCGATCGCTGGGTGCGGGACATCCTGGCGATGCCACGCCATGGTGGGGTCCACGACGAGGACCCGGACCTGCGTCCGACCGGCACCGAGTGA
- a CDS encoding aminodeoxychorismate/anthranilate synthase component II has protein sequence MTRILVVDNYDSFVFNLVQYLQQLGAECIVRRNDEVATEEVDGLGVDGILLSPGPGVPAAAGVSEAMVRWAAGRFPLLGVCLGHQAIAEVFGGVVDRAGELLHGRTSTVLHDGRGVLAGLPQPFTATRYHSLAVVDGTVPDELEVTARTEGGVIMGLRHREFPVEGVQFHPESVLTQGGHRMLANWLALCGDAEAGALVPALEDEVERLRLMAG, from the coding sequence GTGACCCGCATCCTCGTGGTGGACAACTACGACTCCTTCGTCTTCAACCTCGTGCAGTACCTCCAGCAGCTCGGCGCCGAGTGCATCGTGCGGCGCAACGACGAGGTTGCCACCGAGGAGGTCGACGGGCTCGGCGTCGACGGGATACTGCTCTCCCCCGGTCCCGGTGTGCCCGCCGCGGCCGGCGTCTCCGAGGCGATGGTGCGGTGGGCGGCCGGCCGGTTCCCTTTGCTGGGCGTGTGTCTGGGACATCAGGCCATCGCAGAAGTGTTCGGTGGGGTGGTCGACCGCGCGGGCGAGCTGCTGCACGGCCGCACCTCCACCGTGCTGCACGACGGCCGCGGCGTACTGGCCGGGCTGCCGCAGCCGTTCACCGCGACGCGTTACCACTCGCTGGCCGTCGTCGACGGGACGGTGCCCGACGAGCTCGAGGTGACGGCCCGCACCGAGGGTGGCGTCATCATGGGGCTGCGGCACCGGGAGTTCCCCGTCGAGGGGGTGCAGTTCCATCCTGAGTCGGTGCTGACCCAGGGTGGCCACCGGATGCTCGCGAACTGGCTCGCGCTCTGCGGTGACGCCGAGGCCGGCGCCCTGGTCCCCGCGCTCGAGGACGAGGTCGAGCGGCTGCGCCTGATGGCCGGCTGA
- a CDS encoding S1C family serine protease, whose amino-acid sequence MSSEDFPRNQDSNGAHPADAQQGPDVGSSPAAHSGEGSYENSTHNPTDNPADHSADVSTDNAASSDHLDTGPLQPVAPVWQPRPSGALAADAWSNPSSTAIYPSGTAGGYGTGQYRAQDQYGQYSEPRYAGYGTPAALGYAAAPGGAGALPPGSTGTITTSGLPPQKKRRTGLIVTGAVVLAFVVGIGGGAIGAGLNRSTSTADSSLSQQTSSPVVSDTQPVVAGSVESVAAKLLPSVVSILSISTSQEAEGSGVILTSDGLILTNNHVIAGATDLTVKFNNGTTAAAKVVGADATDDLAVIKVTGVSGLTVATIGSSANVKVGEQVVAVGSPLGLSATVTSGIVSALNRPVRTAAEQTQTQSQTQGQSSTPAQDTVLNAIQTDAAINPGNSGGALVDMNGAVIGINSAIASLSSSSSSSQSGSIGVGFAIPIDQAHRIAQEIINTGHATHAVLGASVGDAPDPNSANAQAAAQAGLSVGAKIASVTSGGAAAGAGLQANDVVTKIGTNIIGSADALIATIRSATPGGKVPVTYLRGTTTMTTTVTLGSAVSK is encoded by the coding sequence ATGAGCAGCGAGGACTTCCCCAGGAACCAGGACAGCAACGGAGCCCACCCGGCGGACGCGCAGCAGGGGCCTGACGTCGGCTCGTCGCCGGCGGCCCACTCGGGCGAGGGCTCCTACGAGAACTCGACCCACAACCCGACCGACAACCCCGCCGACCACTCGGCCGACGTGTCCACCGACAACGCCGCGAGCAGCGACCATCTGGACACCGGTCCGCTGCAGCCCGTCGCGCCCGTCTGGCAGCCACGGCCCAGCGGCGCCCTCGCCGCCGATGCGTGGTCCAACCCGTCGTCGACGGCGATCTACCCCTCCGGCACCGCCGGTGGCTACGGCACCGGCCAGTACCGTGCCCAGGACCAGTACGGCCAGTACTCGGAACCGCGGTACGCCGGCTACGGCACGCCGGCGGCCCTCGGGTACGCCGCGGCGCCGGGTGGAGCGGGCGCGCTCCCGCCCGGGTCGACGGGCACGATCACCACGTCCGGCCTGCCGCCGCAGAAGAAGCGGCGGACCGGCCTGATCGTGACGGGGGCCGTCGTGCTGGCGTTCGTCGTCGGCATCGGTGGCGGCGCGATCGGCGCGGGCCTGAACCGCTCCACCTCGACCGCCGACAGCTCCCTCAGCCAGCAGACCTCCTCCCCGGTCGTCTCCGACACCCAGCCCGTAGTGGCCGGCAGCGTCGAGTCCGTCGCGGCCAAACTGCTGCCGTCCGTCGTCTCGATCCTGTCGATCTCCACCTCGCAGGAGGCCGAGGGTTCCGGCGTGATCCTGACCTCCGACGGTCTGATCCTGACGAACAACCACGTCATCGCCGGGGCCACCGACCTGACGGTGAAGTTCAACAACGGCACCACCGCAGCGGCGAAGGTCGTCGGGGCGGACGCCACCGACGACCTGGCCGTCATCAAGGTCACTGGCGTCTCCGGCCTCACCGTCGCGACCATCGGATCCTCGGCGAACGTGAAGGTCGGCGAGCAGGTGGTCGCCGTCGGCTCGCCGCTCGGACTCTCCGCGACCGTGACGTCCGGCATCGTGTCGGCCCTGAACCGTCCGGTGCGCACCGCCGCCGAGCAGACGCAGACGCAGAGCCAGACGCAGGGACAGAGTTCCACCCCGGCGCAGGACACTGTCCTCAACGCCATCCAGACCGACGCGGCCATCAACCCGGGCAACTCCGGTGGCGCGCTGGTGGACATGAACGGCGCCGTCATCGGTATCAACTCGGCGATCGCCTCGCTGTCCAGCAGCAGTTCCAGCTCGCAGTCGGGATCCATCGGCGTGGGCTTCGCCATCCCGATCGACCAGGCCCACCGGATCGCCCAGGAGATCATCAACACCGGTCACGCCACCCATGCGGTGCTGGGCGCCTCCGTCGGCGATGCACCGGATCCCAACTCGGCGAATGCCCAGGCGGCAGCCCAGGCCGGGCTGAGCGTCGGCGCCAAGATCGCCAGCGTGACCAGTGGCGGGGCCGCGGCCGGAGCCGGTCTGCAGGCCAACGACGTGGTCACCAAGATCGGCACCAACATCATCGGTTCCGCCGATGCGCTGATCGCGACGATCCGGTCGGCCACCCCGGGCGGCAAGGTACCGGTCACCTACCTGCGCGGCACCACCACGATGACGACCACGGTCACCCTCGGATCAGCAGTCTCCAAGTGA